From Mannheimia pernigra, one genomic window encodes:
- a CDS encoding MFS transporter: MTLEKLLLVRRFISTTAFFSMQSVFFFYLEGKGLDNAQIAFSLSLLLFCNQALAIFAGIWGDRYGLAKMMLLGCLLDVVAYMLFLAADNYIILLMATTCFGLGSCLFGTNARACLLALAGNEYATKTRLQGKYLKVTSMSSMLAPIIIIPFIKFEMIDTLIWICFVLEAVLFAFMVKPFSAVEGISGGVKFQFSHIKKIVTKEFLFAHLMLFVPLSVASSYFIIFPYLFDKVLNAPEHSPIALFINGILTVSLQSTFSRKINLTKKQLVRVSPLLAVAIIAPWFVAVKFATLIAAYIYTVIFTFVEVFALTAMANLLVKFDNGTHRGFIFGSSRLILSITTVITMNLVPVIFFV; encoded by the coding sequence ATGACTTTAGAAAAACTATTACTCGTTCGCCGATTTATTTCTACTACCGCATTTTTTTCTATGCAAAGTGTGTTTTTCTTTTATTTAGAAGGAAAAGGATTAGATAACGCACAAATTGCTTTTTCACTCTCATTACTGCTGTTTTGTAACCAAGCGTTGGCTATTTTTGCTGGCATTTGGGGGGATCGCTATGGTTTAGCTAAGATGATGTTACTAGGCTGCTTATTGGATGTTGTCGCTTATATGCTGTTTTTAGCGGCAGATAACTATATCATTTTGCTGATGGCGACAACGTGTTTCGGCTTAGGCAGTTGCTTGTTCGGCACAAATGCGAGAGCTTGTTTACTGGCTCTTGCAGGTAATGAATATGCCACAAAAACGCGTTTACAAGGTAAATACTTAAAAGTCACCAGTATGTCTTCAATGTTAGCACCGATTATCATCATTCCATTTATAAAATTTGAAATGATTGATACGCTGATTTGGATTTGCTTTGTTTTGGAGGCGGTATTATTTGCGTTTATGGTTAAACCATTTTCTGCGGTAGAAGGCATTAGTGGTGGAGTGAAATTTCAATTTTCGCACATTAAAAAAATTGTGACCAAAGAGTTTTTATTTGCTCACTTAATGTTATTTGTGCCACTTAGTGTGGCTTCTTCGTACTTTATTATCTTTCCGTATCTGTTTGATAAAGTGCTAAATGCACCGGAACATTCGCCGATTGCGTTATTTATTAATGGCATTTTAACGGTAAGTTTGCAATCTACATTTTCGCGTAAAATCAACTTAACTAAAAAGCAACTGGTTCGGGTTTCGCCTTTATTAGCGGTGGCGATTATTGCCCCTTGGTTTGTTGCGGTGAAATTTGCTACCTTAATCGCTGCCTATATTTACACTGTGATTTTCACCTTTGTTGAAGTTTTCGCTCTCACTGCAATGGCGAATTTATTGGTGAAGTTTGATAACGGTACGCATCGAGGGTTTATTTTTGGCTCATCAAGGTTGATTTTATCAATCACAACGGTTATTACGATGAATTTAGTACCCGTGATTTTTTTTGTTTAA